From a single Phaenicophaeus curvirostris isolate KB17595 chromosome 8, BPBGC_Pcur_1.0, whole genome shotgun sequence genomic region:
- the LOC138723108 gene encoding fucose-1-phosphate guanylyltransferase-like encodes MAAAAGGAARRADTGRRLARFAALRGRPARPGEFWDVVAVTAADEEQALAYRRQLAGKLRGKELPLGARYLVFVDPPGPKIGNGGSTLHVLRCLEEQYGDKWTSFIVLLIHSGGYSQRLPNASALGKIFTALPFGNPVYQMLELKLAMYIDFPSRMKPGILVTCSDDIELYSTGATETVTFDKPGFTALAHPSDLTVGTTHGVFVLDPSTFSGEGGVEYTSCHRFLHKPDVETMHRCGAVCMRGNCSQPSSSGDQSNSEMGLQCVYTDSIFYMDHSTAKQLLTFYKQMGSLCCEIDAYGDFLQALGPGATPDYTQNTSNFTKEESQLVEVRQKLYSFLKGTTLNVIVLNNSKFYHIGTTKEYLFHFTTDNELRTELDLQYVAFSIFPDKAESLHQSVSLIQSILEPGCFVGPGSVVEYSRIGPEVSVGKNSIISGAHINLKVDIPSHCFLSSLSVKINCQVQYVSMAFSVEDDLKKSVKLLSDIHLLQFFGVSFLECLDLWGVKVSDQLFSGNTYFGLWTARIFPVCSSLSESATMSLKMLHSVQSRSSFKLDGWKLLSVEEMLTYKDVEDMLKFRKQIYDEICQQRLKEKSDI; translated from the exons atggcggcggcggcgggcggcgcggcgcgGCGGGCGGACACGGGGCGGCGGCTGGCGCGGTTCGCGGCGCTCCGAG GGAGGCCCGCCCGGCCCGGCGAGTTCTGGGACGTGGTGGCGGTGACGGCGGCGGACGAGGAGCAGGCGCTCGCCTACCGGCGGCAGCTGGCCGGGAAGCTGCGCGGGAAGGAGCTGCCGCTGGGCGCCCGGTACCTCGTGTTCGTGGACCCGCCGGGACCGAAAATCG gaaatggTGGATCAACACTTCATGTTCTGCGGTGCTTAGAGGAACAGTATGGTGATAAGTGGACTTCTTTTATTGTGCTTCTGATTCATTCTG GTGGTTACAGTCAACGTTTACCAAATGCAAGTGCCCTGGGAAAGATTTTCACTGCTTTGCCTTTTGGGAATCCTGTTTACCAGATGTTGGAGCTGAAGCTCGCCATGTACATCGATTTCCCTAGTCGCATGAAGCCAGGAATTCTCGTTACTTGTTCGGATGACATAGAACTGTACAGCACTGGTGCTACAGAAACTGTCACATTTGATAAACCTGGATTTACCGCCCTAGCTCACCCTTCAGATTTGACTGTTGGGACCACTCACGGAGTGTTTGTTTTGGATCCATCCACTTTTTcaggagaaggaggagttgAATACACATCTTGCCATCGTTTCCTGCACAAGCCTGATGTTGAGACGATGCACCGGTGTGGTGCAGTATGCATGAGAGGGAATTGTTCTCAGCCAAGCTCCTCTGGAGACCAGAGTAATTCAGAAATGGGCTTGCAGTGTGTGTATACAGACAGTATATTTTACATGGATCATAGCACTGCAAAACAATTACTGACATTTTATAAGCAGATGGGCAGTCTTTGCTGTGAAATAGATGCGTATGGTGACTTCCTTCAGGCCTTGGGACCTGGAGCCACTCCAGATTACACACAAAATACAAGTAACTTCACAAAAGAGGAGTCACAGTTAGTGGAAGTTCGGCAGAAGCTATACTCCTTTCTGAAAGGAACAACACTTAATGTTATAGTCTTAAACAACTCAAAGTTCTACCACATTGGAACTACCAAAGagtatttgtttcattttacaaCTGATAACGAACTGAGAACTGAGCTTGACTTACAGTATGTGGCTTTTAGCATCTTTCCTGACAAAGCTGAGAGCTTGCATCAGTCAGTAAGTCTCATTCAGAGCATCCTTGAGCCTGGGTGTTTTGTAGGACCTGGCTCTGTTGTTGAATACTCCAGAATTGGGCCTGAAGTCTCAGTAGGGAAGAATAGCATTATTAGCGGAGCACACATAAATCTGAAAGTAGACATACCTTCACACTGTTTTCTAAGTTCATTAAGTGTGAAAATCAACTGTCAAGTGCAGTATGTAAGTATGGCGTTTAGTGTGGAAGATGACTTGAAAAAGAGTGTGAAATTGTTGTCAGATATACACTTACTCCAGTTTTTTGGAGTCAGCTTCCTAGAATGCTTGGACCTCTGGGGTGTGAAGGTTTCAGACCAGCTCTTCAGTGGGAACACGTATTTCGGGTTGTGGACTGCTAggatttttcctgtttgttcctCTTTAAGTGAATCAGCAAcaatgtcattaaaaatgttgcATTCTGTGCAGAGTAGGTCATCATTTAAACTGGACGGCTGGAAGCTCTTGTCTGTTGAAGAAATGCTCACCTACAAAGATGTGGAAGACATGTTGAAGTTTAGGAAGCAAATTTATGATGAAATCTGTCAACAAAGATTGAAAGAGAAGTCTGATATATAG